The Kribbella sp. HUAS MG21 genome includes the window CGGTCGTCGCGATCGACGCGGATCCCGACGTCCTCGAACAGGCCAGGCAGCACACGGCCGGACTGGTCCGCTGCGAGCTGGCGTCAATGGACGACGGTGCGGAACCGTTGCGCCGGGCAATCGCCGCTCCGGCCGATCTGATCTGGGCGTCGGCCTCCGTACACCACGCCGCCGACCAGCAGGCTGCTGTGGACGCATTGGCGTCGTTGCTCGCACCCGGTGGGCGGTTGGCGCTGGCCGAGGGCGGGCTGCCGGCGCGGCATCTGCCGTGGGACCTGGGGATCGGGGAGCCCGGGCTGGAGCTGCGGTTGGATGTGGCGCAGGACCGGTGGTTCAAGGTGATGCGGGAGTCGCTGCCGGGGTCGGTGCCGCTGCCGTACGGATGGACCGAGGCCATGACGCGCGCCGGGCTGACCGACGTGACCACGCGCAGCGTGCTGAGCGAGACGCCGGCGCCGCTGTCGCCGGAGCGGCTCGACGGGGTGGTGCGGCAGTTCCGGACGCGGATCGAGCGGCTGACCGGGGCCGAGCCGGCGCACGGTCACGGTCACGGGCACGGTCACGTGGCGGCTGACCAGGAGTGGCTGAGTGCGGAGGACGTGGAGGTCTGGCAGCAGCTGCTCGACCCCGACGGACCGCAGTACCTCGGGCGGCGCGCGGACCTCGCCGTACTGTCCGTCCGCAGCATCCACCTCGGGCACGCGCCGCGCTGACACGGCAGGCTGTCGCCGCAGTGTCGGCGGGTCGCCGTAAGGTGGGTGCCCATGAACGACCGGCTGGTGTGGATCGACTGCGAGATGACCGGCCTCGACCTGGCGAACGACGCCCTGATCGAGGTCGCCGTCCTGGTCACCGACTACGAACTGAACGTGCTCGGTGACGGGATCGACCTGGTCATCGCGCCGCCCCCGGGCGCGCTCGAGCAGATGGGCGACTTCGTCCGCGACATGCACACCGCCTCCGGCCTGCTCGACGAGCTCGCCAACGGCATCCCGCTGGCCGAGGCCGAGCAGCAGGTCCTCGACTTCATCACGTCGTACGTGAAGGAGCCCCGCAAGGCCGCCCTCGCCGGCAACTCGGTCGGCACCGACCGGACCTTCCTCGTCCGCGACATGCCCCGCGTCGAGGCCCACCTGCACTACCGCAACGTCGACGTCAGCTCGATCAAGGAACTCGTCCGCCGGTGGTACCCGCGGGTCTACTATGCGACCCCCGCCAAGAACGGGAACCACCGAGCGCTCGCCGACATCACCGAGAGCATCGACGAGCTGCGGTACTACCGGGAGACCGTGTTCGTCCCCCAGCCCGGCCCCGACTCCACCACCGCCCGGGCCGCCGCGAGCCTCATCACGGCCACCTCCGAGGACACTCCGACAGGCCCCTGACCTGCGGTTCCACCCTCGATTTCAGCTCCGGACAGTTCGTCGCTATGATTGCTCAGCCGTCGCGGTTCGGACGGCGATGGTGGGTGTAGCTCAGCTGGTAGAGCACCTGGTTGTGGTCCAGGTGGTCGCGGGTTCAAGTCCCGTCACTCACCCGATGGCCGGCCATGCCTGCGGAGAGCGCAGGCTTGGTCGGCTTCGTCATTTTGTGCGGCTGCGCTTCGCTTGCCGCGAGCGGGGGCTCCGCCACCCGCACCCCCATTCGCCTTCGCTTCGCTCGGCTGCTGGGGTTGGGTTGGGTGGGTCGGCTCGGCTGCTGGGGTTGGGTTGGGTGGGTCGGCTCGGCTGGTGTGGCTGGGTTGGGTGGGTTGGTCGGCTCGGCTGGTGTGGCTGGGTTGGGTGGGTCGGCTCGGCTGCTGTGGCTGGGTTCGGCGGGTTGGTCACCGTTCGCGTGGGAGGATGCGCTGGTGAAGGCGTCTGGGAGCATGTGGTTCGGGTACGGCTTGGTTGTGGTGGTGACGTTTGTGGTGGGGTTCTTGGCGTTTGTGGTCTGGGTTTTGTCGAAGGTGTTCTGAGGGTGTGATCTGGCCTGCCTGTGGGTGCGTCTTCTAGGTAGAGGCGTCTACAGGAGGTGGGATGGGCACTACTGAGGACTTCGAGGAGTTTGCGCGGGCGCAGATACCTCGGCTTTATCGGACGGCCTGGTTGCTGGTCGGGGACCGGCATCTGGCTGAGGATCTGGTGCAGGACACGCTGGCGAATCTGCTGAAGGTGTGGCACCGGGTCGAGAGTCCGGGGGCCTATGCGCGGACGACTCTGGTGCGGACCTTCATCTCGCAGCGGCGGCGGAAGAGTTGGGCGGAGCGGCCTACCGGGGACGTGCCGGAGCTGGCGGCGGAGCGGGTCGGGGATCCGGAGTTGCGGATCGCCTTGCAGAGTGCCCTGGCGGAGCTGGCTCCGCTGGACCGGGCCGTGTTGGTGCTGCGGTTCTTCGAAGATCGCAGCGTCGAACAGGTGGCGCTCGATCTCGGCAAGAAGACCAGCGCGATCACCACGCGCACCGCCCGCGCTCTGGACCGGCTGCGCGCGGTCCTCGGTGCGGACGCCGACCAGCTGATCGCCCTCTGATTCCAGGAGACCCCATGAACACCCAGCTCACCGACCTGATGCAGCGCGCCACCGAGAACCTCGAGCCCGTGACGCCCGACCTGCTGGAACGCAGCGTCGCGCAGGGCCTGCGGCTGCGTCGCCGCCGTACTGCGCTGCTCGCCGCGAGCGGCACCGGCGCCGTACTCGCCACCGCCGGCCTGATCGCCGGCGGCATCCAGTGGCTCGGCTCCCCCGCGGACACAGCCGCCGCCGGCACACCGATCGCGATCGGGAAGCCGTCCACGGTGCCGTCGGTCAAGCCGACGCCCATCCCGTCGGCCGACCCGACGACCAATGGTCCGACCAAGCCGACCGCGGCCGGGGCCGATCCCGAGCAGACACTCGCGACCCTCAAGTCGCTGCTCAAGGCGCCCGGCAGGACCTTCGCGCGGCCTGAGACGTGGGGCGGCGGCACCTACACCGGTGCGTCGTACGTCGTCGACGACGGTCACGGCGCCGCGCGGGTGGACGTGATGCTCTCCGGCGGCGGCGAAGGCAACCCCTGTGTCCCGGTCCGCCGAGGCTGCACCACCCTGCCCGACGGCTCGGTCCTCTTCGCTTCGAAGGAGTCCCCCGAGTACACCGACGGCCGCCAGGCGGAGCACGGCGTCGTCAGCAACTACGTCATCCTGTTCCGCCGCGACGGCCGCAACATCAACCTCACCAGCTACAACGCCCCGGCCCAGAAGGGCGAACAGCACACTCGGCCCACGCCGATCCTGTCCGTCAAGGACCTGACCACCCTCGCCAAGAGCAAGACCTGGAAGCTTCCGCCGGTCTCCCCCACCAAGGGCGGCACCAAGTAGCCCACCACCGAGCCCATCGCGCCAGCTCCCCCGGAGCGACCGCGATGGGCTCGGCGGTTCAACGGTTGATCGCCAGTGTGGAGAAGTCGGCCTGACACTCGTCCGGGCATGCCTCCTCTCGAGGCGCCGGGCTGTGACGTTACGGTCGGGGCGTACATCTCCGGTGGAAGGACAGGCAGCTGTGCGTCACGAAGTGACTCCCACGGACACCGCGCTCGCCGTGGGCAGCGGGGACGTCGAGGTGCTCGCCACGCCTCGGCTGATCACCTGGCTCGAGTACGCGACCGCCCAGCTCGCCCTGCGTTCGCTCGGCCCCGGCCAGACCTCCGTCGGTACGTCGGTCCGCATCCGGCACCGCCTGCCGACCCGCGTCGGCGACACCGTCGACATCGTGGCCGACGAGCCCGCCGTGGACGGCCGCCATCTCCGCTTCCAGGTCCGCGCCACCAACTCGGCCGGCCAGCTGATCGCCGACGGCGAACTGGAACGCGTGGTCGTCGATCGCGAACGCTTCCTCGCCGACGTCCCCTAGCGCGCTCTAGGCGGGTGGGCGGATGATGCGTTGCTCGATCGCGCGTGCGACCGCGGCGGCTCGGGTGTCGACCTCCAGTTTGGTGTAGATGTGCGCGAGGTGGGACTTGATCGTGGCCTCGCTGACGTACAGCTTCTTCGCGAGATCGCGGTTCGACTTCCCGGTCGCGAGCAGGCCGAGGATCTCCACCTCGCGCTCGGTCAGCGACGGGCCGGAGCGCCGTACCAGCCGGGCCGCGACGGCGGGCGACAGCACGGTCTCGCCACGCGCCGTACCGCGGATCGCCCGGAACAGGTCGCCCGGCGGCGCGTCCTTCAACAGATAGCCCGAGGCGCCCGCGTCGATCGCACTCATGATGTCGGCCTCGGTGTCGTACGTCGTCAGCACCAGCACGTACGGCGGCTCGGGCAGCGCGCGCAGCCGCGCGGTCACCTCGGCACCGCCCGCACCGGGCCCGAGGTTGAGATCCATCAGTACGACGTCCGGATGCAGAGCCGCCACGAGCTGCTCCGCGCTGACCGCGTCCGACGCCTCGCCGACGACGGTCAGATCGTCCTGGGCCTCGACCAGCGCGCGGACCCCGGCCCGCACGACGGGATGGTCGTCGACCAGTGCCACCTTGATCATCGAGACTCCGGCGGCATCCGCAGCGGGATCGAGGCGGCCAACGCCGTCCCGTCCCCCGGTTCACTCTCCAGCACCAGCGTTCCTCCCAGTCGTCTCAGCCGTTCACGGATTCCGGCCAGTCCATGGCCGCGGTCGGAATCGATCTTGGCATGAGATCGCGGAAGGCCCCGTCCGTTATCCACAACGTCCAGGACGACCGCGTCCGGGTGGTACGTGAGCGTCACGACGGCCGACTGCGCCCGCGCGTGTTCGAGCACATTGGCCAGCGCGCCACGGGCCGTCCGCAGCAGCGCGGTCTCCACCTCCGAGTCGAGAGTGACCGGCGTACCGTGCACCTGGACGCGGACATCGACGTCGCTGTGGGCGGCCAGGCGCTCACAGCTCTTGCGTAGGGCTTCCGGCAGACCGGCTGCCAGCTCTGCCGGTGCCAGGTCGCGCACTACTCTCCTGGCCTCGTCCAAACCGTCGCGTGCCGTTGCGGCCGCCTGGGCGGCGTGCTCACGTGCAGCTGCCGGCCTGTCGTCCCACTCGCGCTCAGCGGCCTGCAGCAACAGGTTGATGCTCGACAGCCCCTGCGCCACGCTGTCGTGGATCTCGCGGGACAGCCGCGCCCGCTCGGCCATGACGCCCGCCTGGTGCTGTGCGTCGGCCAGGTCGCCCTGTGCAGCGTGCAGCTCGTCCAGTAGCGCCTGTCTGGCCAGCGCATCCCGCTCCAGCGCCCGATAGGCGCTCACGGCAAGTACTGCGATGCACACCGGCCCCAGCACGATCGTCGGGTCCAGGCGGTCGGTCATCCGGCTCCACTGCACCACGGTGACCACCACCATGCCCGCAACGACCAGACAGGCCGGGCGGAACGACAAGATGCGCAGAGCAACGAACGACAGCGGCACCGCGCACCAGGCGAACGACGGCGCCAGGAACACCAGCGCACACCACTCCAGCACCAGCAACGCCAGCCAGAGCCGGCTGGGCAGCACCCGGTAGGCGGCGTACGTCGCCAGCAGCACCACCGCGCCGATCAGCACCCACGGACCGCGATCGCCGAACCCGTGACCGGTGAGATACCGGATCGCCGAGGCCAGCACGAGGACGACCAGTGCCGCGTGCAGTGCGGTCACCAGCCGGGTCGCGTGACTGAGGATCGACGGGGTGTGCGCAGTAGACATGTTCAGCCGATCGTAGGCCGCGCGGCGCCGGATCCGAATCATCCGATCGGCTATCTCTTGATGGCCGAACACCCGTCGTGCGGCACGTCCGGCCGGGCGCAAGCTGGAGGCAGTTCGCAAGCCACCGACCGTTGAGAGGTTCCGATGTCCGTCCGTTCGCTGTCCGCCACCCTCGCGCTGTCCGCCACGCTGCTCGGCGCCGGCGCCTCCGCAGCGCTCGCCTCCCCTGCCTTCGCGACCCGTCCGAGCACCTACGAGCTCCCGGGCGACGCCGGCGGCTCGAAGTTCGAGGGCATCGGGTACGACGCACGGACCAGCAACTTCTACGTCTCCGAGACCACCGGCGGCGAGATCCACCGCGGCCGGCTGCGCGCCGGCGACGCGATCGAGTGGCTGAAGGGCGACGGCACCGACGGGCGCTGGACCGCCCGCGGCGTGAACGTCGACTCCGAGGGCCGGGTGTACGTCGCCGGCGGCCCGAACGGGATCGACCACCAGGGCGCGCCGGACCTGTGGGTCTACGACCGCGACGGGGACCTGCTCGCGGCCCTCCGCACCGGCGTGCCGAACGCGTTCCTCAACGACGTGATCATCGGCCCGGACGGCGCCGCCTACTTCACGAACTCGAACGCCCCGCAGATCTTCCGCGTCGCCGAGCAGAACGGCGACTGGACCGTCACCACCTGGGCCGACGCCACCGGCACCATCGCGACGACGACCGGCTTCAACCTCGGCGGCATCGTGCTGTCGCCGGACCGCAGGGCGCTGATCGTGGCCCAGGGCAACGTCGGCAAGCTGTGGCGGTTCGACCTGCGCACGGCCGCGGCGACCGAGGTCAACACCGGCGGTGCCGACCTCGTGAACGCCGACGGGCTGGTGCAGCAGGGCGACAGCCTCTGGGTCGTGCGGAACTTCTCCAGGGTGCTGAGCACCCTCGAGCTGTCGGAGGACGGCCGGACCGCGCGGCTGGTCTCCGCGACGCCGACCGCCCAGGACCGGGTGCTGACGACCGCGAAGCTCGCCCAGGGCCGGCTGCTGCTGGTCGACAGCAAGTTCGACGAGCCGACCGCCGTCCCGCCGTACCAGGTCATCACCCTCGACCCGCGCCGATGACCCGCCGTCCGATCGCGGTGGCCGCCGTCCTGCTGATGGCGGCGACCACCGCGTGTTCCACTGAGACCAGCAGCCAGGAGCCGGCTGCGACGGCCTCACCGTCGCAGTCAGCAACACCGTCGCCGTCGCCGACGCCGTCTTCTTCGAGGAGCGCATCCATGCCGTCCGGTCTCGACCGCCAGTTGATCGCCGCCGCCTGGAAGAACGACCTGGCCGAGGCCGGCCGCCTGATCAAGGCAGGTGCGAACGTCAACGCCGTCGACGACACCGTGCAGAGCGCGTTCCTGATCGCCGCCAGCGAGGGCTACCTCGACCTGCTGAACCTGGCCCTCGCGAACGGCGCCGACGTCCGCAGCCTCGACAGCTACCACGGCACGGCGCTCATCCGGGCCGCCGAGCGCGGTCACGCCGCGGTGGTCGGCCGGCTGATCCAGGCCGGTGTGAAGGTCGACCACGTCAACAACCTCGGCTGGACCGCGCTGCACGAGGCAGTCCTGCTCGGCAAGGGCACACCGCAGTACGTCGACACCGTCCGGCTGCTCGTCGCGGCCGGAGCCGACCGGTCCAAGCCCGCGGTGAAGGACGGCGTCACGCCGATGCACGCGGCGAAGGACCGCGGGCAGACGGCAGTCAGCGCAGTGCTCGACACCAAGGCATCCGCAAGCGCGCTCCTCGGCGCTGCCTCCGCGGGTGACGCCAACAAGGTCGCCGCAGCGTTGGCGGCCGGTGCGCCGATCGAGTCCCGCGACGATCACCGCCGTACGCCGCTCCTGCTGGCCGCGCTCAACGACCGCGTCGACGTGGCTCGGCTGCTCGTCCAGCTCGGTGCCGACCCCGACGCCCAGGACGACCGGAAGGACTCCGCTTGGCTCGTCACCGGCGTCACCGGCAGCGTCGCAATGCTGGAGACGCTCCTCCCGGCGAACCCGGACCTGACGCTGCGCAACCGCTTCGGCGGCACCTCCGTCATCCCGGCCAGCGAACGCGGCCACGTCGCCTATGTCCGGCGGGTCGTGAAGACCAAGATCAACGTCAACCACGTCAACAACCTCGGCTGGACGGCCCTGCTGGAGGCGATCATCCTCGGCAAGGGCACGCAGCCCTGGCAGGACATCGTCCAGACCCTCGTCACCGCCGGCGCCAACCCCAACCTGCCCGACGCCGACGGCGTCACCCCACTCCGCCACGCAGAATCCCGCGGCTACACCGAAATCGCCAAAATCCTCCGCACCGCCGGAGCACGCTGAGCAGTCATCCCTCAGACGGGGCTCTGCTCACCGGCCTCGATCGCGAACGGGTAGCGATTGCCGGCGGGCGGTGTCGGACAGGTCGGGAAGAAGTCCCCGAACGCGCACGGGAGGTTCACGGCTCGATTGAAGTCGAGAGTCACCCGGCCGTCGGCCGCCGCGGCCGGGATGTCCAGCGCACGGCCGGCCGGGTAGGTGCGTGCCCCGCTGGTCGCATCCGCGAAAACCGCGACCTGCCGACCGTTCGACATCGTCACCCGCAGGTCGTACGGCGCACCGCCGTACTCGAAACGCACCGTCCCAGGGGATTCGTACGCCTGATCACGCGAGCCGACCGTCCCGAGGCTCAGCTCACGGGGCTCGGCCTGGAAATGACCGGTGATGACGAAAGCGGGATCGGGATCGAAGACAGCGACGCCGGCGAAGTTCTGCCGCGCCGGCGCGTTCGGATCGTAGGTGATGAGGTGGTATCCGCCGCTGTAGGTGATTCCGATCTCGAGTTCGCCTGCGGTGACCCGCTGGTCGTCCGGACCGTCGGCCAGGTTCAGGACACGAGTGCTGGTGAAGTCGACGCCGTCGAAGGTCATCCGTCCGCAGGCGGGATCGACCAGCAGCTCGGTGCCTTTCTGCCACCAGCGGCCCGGGATGCCGGGGTAGCGACGCGGTGTCTCGTCCAGCCAGTTGAGCGCTACTGCGGACAGCCAGCCGTGCGGTCGGGTCAGCCACTGTTCCCAGCCCGCTCGCCAGGCTTCCCACTCAGCGCGAAAGCTCTCGAAGTTCATGGCTCGAGCGTGCCGGGCGAGCTGCCGAAACAGCGAAGACCTTTGCCGAAGTGGCAATCAATCGCGGATCAGGCAGCGGGACGGGAGTTCGAACCAGCGGAGGTGGTCGAAATCGGTGTTGACGTGGCCCTCGGGGTCGGTGCGGTCCTGCCGGCACGTGGACAACAGCTCACGCGCCTCCGCGAGGTAGTCGTCGAGGGCGGACTCAGCGGCCGTGTGGTCATGGCGCGGGTACCTGAGCTTGCCGTCGGCGTCGTACCCGACCTGCGAGAGTCGCAGCGGGGGCTCGACCGGGCCGCGGTGGTGCCGCCACAGTCCGTTGGCCGGGTCGAAGCGGTAGTCGCCGAGGAGTCGCCAGCCGTCGTGGGCCACGAGCTTCACGGCCTCGACGACGTACGAGAAGACCGCCTCGGAGATGAAGTAGTTGAAGTTGACCCGCACCCAGCCCGGCTTGATCCCCTCGCAGCCGTGCAGGATCTCCTCCTCGAACTCGTGCGACCGGTCGAGATCGATTCCGAGCAGCGCGTGACCGTACGGGCCGGCGCACGAGCAACCGCCGCGAGACTGGATCCCGAACAGGTCGTTCAGCAACGCGACCACGAAGTTGTGGTGCAGGTACCGCCCGGACGGCGACTTGACCACGAACGACACGATCGACAACCGCTCAGCGTCCAGGTTGCCGAGGATCTGCAGGTTCGGCTCGCACTTCCAGGCCTCGACCGCCCGCCGCAGGTACGCGTCCTCGTGCGCCCGGATCACGTCGATCCCGACCGCCTGCTTCAACTGGAACGCCAGGCCGGCGCGGATCGACCCGATGATCGCCGGCGTCCCGCCCTCCTCACGGTGCACCGGATCGTCCAGGTACCGATGTTCCAGCGGGTTCACGTACGCGACGGTGCCCCCACCCGGTACGTCGGGCACGCGGTTGCGGAGCAGTTCACGCCGGGCGACCAGCACGCCGGGCGTCCCCGGGCCGCCGATCAGCTTGTGCGGGCTGAGGAAGATCGCGTCCTTGTACGCGAGCGGGTCCTCGTCGCGCCCGCCGTACATGTCGATCTCGACGTACGGCGCGGCCGCGGCGCAGTCCCAGAACGACAACGCCCCGTGCCGGTGCAGCAACGCCGACACCCGCTGCGTGTTGCTGACGATCCCGGTGACGTTGCTCGCCGCCGAGAACGACCCGATCTTCAGCGGGCGGCTGGCGTACTCCCGCAGTCGCGTCTCGAGTTGGTCGATGTCGATGTGGCCGTCCGCGTCCTGGCTGATCACCACCACGTCGGCGATCGACTCGCGCCAGGGCAGTTCGTTCGAGTGGTGCTCGTACGGCCCGATGAAGACGACCGGCCGCTGGTCGCGCGGGATCAGCGAGGTCAGGTGGTAGCTGTCGTCGAGCTCCGCCGGGATCCGCAGCCCGAGGATCCCGATCAGCTTGTCGATCGCGCCGGTCGCGCCGGAGCCGCAGAAGATCAGCGCGGTCTCGTCGTCGCCGCCGACGCTCTGGTGGATGATGCGGCGGGCGTCCTCCCGCAGCCGGGTCGTCTGCAGGCCGGTCCCGCTCGACTCGGTGTGCGTGTTCGCGTACCGCGGCAGGACCTCCTCGCGGATGAAGTCCTCCAGGAACGTGAGCGCCCGCCCGGAGGCGGTGTAGTCGGCGTAGGTCACCCGCCGCGGCCCGTAAGGCCCCGGCATCACCTGGTCGTCACCGATCACCGACGCCCGGATCCGCCGCAGCAGCGGCGTGTCCGGCGGCATTCCGGCAGGGTCCCCCTCGGTGCTCATGGGCCCAGGGTAGGTCGGCAACGTGATCTGCGTCTCGTGATCTGCGCGTGCCCGCTGGATAGGGTCGGAGCCAGTCGACGGCGAGGAGTGGGGATGACGTTTTCCAGCGAGCTGTGGGACCGCGGTGCCGCCTCCGTGTACGAGGAGATCGTCCGGCATCCGTTCATCACCGGCCTGACCGACGGGACCCTGGACCACGACGCGTTCCGGTACTTCATCGTCCAGGACAGCCACTACCTCCGCGCGTACTCGCGGGCCCTCAGCCTGGTCGCCGGCCGTGCGCTGGACGAGGACGCGGTCAGCATGTTCGCCCTGCACGCCGCCAACGCGATCGCGGTCGAGCGCGAGCTGCACACTTCTCTGCTGGAGACCCTGGGACTGACGACGGCCGACGTGGAGGCGGCAGGCTCGCGTCCGACCACAACGGCGTACATGTCCTATCTCACGGCGGTGTGCGCCACCGGGACGTACGCCGAAGCCGTGGCCGCGGTGCTGCCCTGCTACTGGATCTACCGGGACGTCGGGCGGGAGCTGCTCAAGCGGTCGTCGCCGGACCCGATGTACCGGAAGTGGATCGAGACGTACGGCTCCGAGGAGTTCGACGCCGTGGTCGAGTCGGTACTCGCCGTCACCGACGGGCTGGACGTGGGGGCCGCGGAGCGGGAGCGTTGTCACCAGCACTTCGCCACGACGTGCCGGTACGAGTGGATGTTCTGGGACGCCGCGTACCACCAGCTCGATTGGCCGGTGAAATGAAGGACTTCTACGACGTCGTCATCGTCGGCGGCGGGCACAACGGCCTCGTCGCCGCGGCGTACCTGGCCCAGTCCGGGCTCTCCACGCTCGTCCTCGAGCAGCAGGCGCACACCGGCGGCGCCGCGGTCAGCGAGCGCGTGTTCCCGGGCGTGGACGCGCGGCTGTCGCGCTACTCGTACCTGGTCAGCCTGCTGCCCGACAAAATCGTCGCGGACCTCGGCCTCGATCTGGAGCTCCGGTCCCGCGCGGTTGCCTCCTATACCCCGGTACGTCGTTCCGGCCGCGACGTCGGCCTGATGGTCGAGCGCCCGGAGGGCCCTGGCACGAGGGACTCGTTCCGGGCCCTCACGGGCAGCGATGCGGAGTACGCCGCCTGGACAGACTTCTACGGGGCTGTCGGCTCCCTGGCGGCCGCGGTGGCGCCCACCCTGCTCGAGCCGCTCCCGTCGGCCGCCGACCTCCGCTCACGCGTCGACAGCGCCCTGTGGGACGAGCTGGTCGAGCGTCCGCTCGGGGAGACCATCGAACGACGGTTCGCCGACGACACCGTCCGCGGCGTCGTCGCCACCGACTCCGTGATCGGGACGTTCGCCGGGCTGCACGACGAGTCCCTGATCCAGAACAGGTGCTTCCTGTACCACCTGATCGGCAACGGCACCGGTGAGTGGCGGGTACCCGTCGGCGGGATGGGCGCGGTCACGG containing:
- a CDS encoding ankyrin repeat domain-containing protein, yielding MPSGLDRQLIAAAWKNDLAEAGRLIKAGANVNAVDDTVQSAFLIAASEGYLDLLNLALANGADVRSLDSYHGTALIRAAERGHAAVVGRLIQAGVKVDHVNNLGWTALHEAVLLGKGTPQYVDTVRLLVAAGADRSKPAVKDGVTPMHAAKDRGQTAVSAVLDTKASASALLGAASAGDANKVAAALAAGAPIESRDDHRRTPLLLAALNDRVDVARLLVQLGADPDAQDDRKDSAWLVTGVTGSVAMLETLLPANPDLTLRNRFGGTSVIPASERGHVAYVRRVVKTKINVNHVNNLGWTALLEAIILGKGTQPWQDIVQTLVTAGANPNLPDADGVTPLRHAESRGYTEIAKILRTAGAR
- a CDS encoding sensor histidine kinase; translated protein: MSTAHTPSILSHATRLVTALHAALVVLVLASAIRYLTGHGFGDRGPWVLIGAVVLLATYAAYRVLPSRLWLALLVLEWCALVFLAPSFAWCAVPLSFVALRILSFRPACLVVAGMVVVTVVQWSRMTDRLDPTIVLGPVCIAVLAVSAYRALERDALARQALLDELHAAQGDLADAQHQAGVMAERARLSREIHDSVAQGLSSINLLLQAAEREWDDRPAAAREHAAQAAATARDGLDEARRVVRDLAPAELAAGLPEALRKSCERLAAHSDVDVRVQVHGTPVTLDSEVETALLRTARGALANVLEHARAQSAVVTLTYHPDAVVLDVVDNGRGLPRSHAKIDSDRGHGLAGIRERLRRLGGTLVLESEPGDGTALAASIPLRMPPESR
- a CDS encoding aminotransferase class V-fold PLP-dependent enzyme; translation: MSTEGDPAGMPPDTPLLRRIRASVIGDDQVMPGPYGPRRVTYADYTASGRALTFLEDFIREEVLPRYANTHTESSGTGLQTTRLREDARRIIHQSVGGDDETALIFCGSGATGAIDKLIGILGLRIPAELDDSYHLTSLIPRDQRPVVFIGPYEHHSNELPWRESIADVVVISQDADGHIDIDQLETRLREYASRPLKIGSFSAASNVTGIVSNTQRVSALLHRHGALSFWDCAAAAPYVEIDMYGGRDEDPLAYKDAIFLSPHKLIGGPGTPGVLVARRELLRNRVPDVPGGGTVAYVNPLEHRYLDDPVHREEGGTPAIIGSIRAGLAFQLKQAVGIDVIRAHEDAYLRRAVEAWKCEPNLQILGNLDAERLSIVSFVVKSPSGRYLHHNFVVALLNDLFGIQSRGGCSCAGPYGHALLGIDLDRSHEFEEEILHGCEGIKPGWVRVNFNYFISEAVFSYVVEAVKLVAHDGWRLLGDYRFDPANGLWRHHRGPVEPPLRLSQVGYDADGKLRYPRHDHTAAESALDDYLAEARELLSTCRQDRTDPEGHVNTDFDHLRWFELPSRCLIRD
- a CDS encoding response regulator transcription factor is translated as MIKVALVDDHPVVRAGVRALVEAQDDLTVVGEASDAVSAEQLVAALHPDVVLMDLNLGPGAGGAEVTARLRALPEPPYVLVLTTYDTEADIMSAIDAGASGYLLKDAPPGDLFRAIRGTARGETVLSPAVAARLVRRSGPSLTEREVEILGLLATGKSNRDLAKKLYVSEATIKSHLAHIYTKLEVDTRAAAVARAIEQRIIRPPA
- a CDS encoding DUF1684 domain-containing protein; amino-acid sequence: MNFESFRAEWEAWRAGWEQWLTRPHGWLSAVALNWLDETPRRYPGIPGRWWQKGTELLVDPACGRMTFDGVDFTSTRVLNLADGPDDQRVTAGELEIGITYSGGYHLITYDPNAPARQNFAGVAVFDPDPAFVITGHFQAEPRELSLGTVGSRDQAYESPGTVRFEYGGAPYDLRVTMSNGRQVAVFADATSGARTYPAGRALDIPAAAADGRVTLDFNRAVNLPCAFGDFFPTCPTPPAGNRYPFAIEAGEQSPV
- the tenA gene encoding thiaminase II translates to MTFSSELWDRGAASVYEEIVRHPFITGLTDGTLDHDAFRYFIVQDSHYLRAYSRALSLVAGRALDEDAVSMFALHAANAIAVERELHTSLLETLGLTTADVEAAGSRPTTTAYMSYLTAVCATGTYAEAVAAVLPCYWIYRDVGRELLKRSSPDPMYRKWIETYGSEEFDAVVESVLAVTDGLDVGAAERERCHQHFATTCRYEWMFWDAAYHQLDWPVK
- the orn gene encoding oligoribonuclease, with product MNDRLVWIDCEMTGLDLANDALIEVAVLVTDYELNVLGDGIDLVIAPPPGALEQMGDFVRDMHTASGLLDELANGIPLAEAEQQVLDFITSYVKEPRKAALAGNSVGTDRTFLVRDMPRVEAHLHYRNVDVSSIKELVRRWYPRVYYATPAKNGNHRALADITESIDELRYYRETVFVPQPGPDSTTARAAASLITATSEDTPTGP
- a CDS encoding SigE family RNA polymerase sigma factor; this encodes MGTTEDFEEFARAQIPRLYRTAWLLVGDRHLAEDLVQDTLANLLKVWHRVESPGAYARTTLVRTFISQRRRKSWAERPTGDVPELAAERVGDPELRIALQSALAELAPLDRAVLVLRFFEDRSVEQVALDLGKKTSAITTRTARALDRLRAVLGADADQLIAL
- a CDS encoding gluconolaconase, whose amino-acid sequence is MSVRSLSATLALSATLLGAGASAALASPAFATRPSTYELPGDAGGSKFEGIGYDARTSNFYVSETTGGEIHRGRLRAGDAIEWLKGDGTDGRWTARGVNVDSEGRVYVAGGPNGIDHQGAPDLWVYDRDGDLLAALRTGVPNAFLNDVIIGPDGAAYFTNSNAPQIFRVAEQNGDWTVTTWADATGTIATTTGFNLGGIVLSPDRRALIVAQGNVGKLWRFDLRTAAATEVNTGGADLVNADGLVQQGDSLWVVRNFSRVLSTLELSEDGRTARLVSATPTAQDRVLTTAKLAQGRLLLVDSKFDEPTAVPPYQVITLDPRR
- a CDS encoding hotdog domain-containing protein, coding for MRHEVTPTDTALAVGSGDVEVLATPRLITWLEYATAQLALRSLGPGQTSVGTSVRIRHRLPTRVGDTVDIVADEPAVDGRHLRFQVRATNSAGQLIADGELERVVVDRERFLADVP
- a CDS encoding class I SAM-dependent methyltransferase, which encodes MIEIDWAGEAGRLRASAEGETDWNTAVARTLVRDGDKVVADVGCGGGGMAKALAEAVPGATVVAIDADPDVLEQARQHTAGLVRCELASMDDGAEPLRRAIAAPADLIWASASVHHAADQQAAVDALASLLAPGGRLALAEGGLPARHLPWDLGIGEPGLELRLDVAQDRWFKVMRESLPGSVPLPYGWTEAMTRAGLTDVTTRSVLSETPAPLSPERLDGVVRQFRTRIERLTGAEPAHGHGHGHGHVAADQEWLSAEDVEVWQQLLDPDGPQYLGRRADLAVLSVRSIHLGHAPR